The Verrucomicrobium spinosum DSM 4136 = JCM 18804 genome includes a region encoding these proteins:
- the ggt gene encoding gamma-glutamyltransferase encodes MQRHRPFLCSITAAGALLSSVFLCERSPAAEWKQAAVASVHPLATAAGIKALEQGGNAVDAAIATAITLGVVDGHNSGLGGGCFILIRAADGSVTAIDARETAPALASRDMYLRPGTAEPREVDGEASKTGPLAVATPGALAGYALALERFGKLKLADIALPAAKLAEGGFALDAVYARKLAATRNQLALFPATKALFFKDDGSVLKEGDVLKQPDLATTLRAIANGGSRAFYEGDFANRVGEWMAANGGVLRKGDFCAYTPKLREPLRTTYRGHEIIGFPPPSSGGVHVAQILNVLESFDLPALPLADRVHTTAEAMKAAFADRAYWLGDPDFVPVPTGLLDKEYAKTLASRIQPSGSAVTVPGHGTPPRADTDVFGDLLKHTTHLSTADAEGNWVALTQTVNTTFGSKVIVPGTGVILNNEMDDFAAAPGAPNAFKLVGSDANAVAPRKRPLSSMSPTLVVRDGKPFLSVGAAGGPTIISQTLQNLVNVLDLKMSLQQAISAPRIHHQWSPDELRMEPAFGPEILAAMKQRGHAVKEAGNVGIGVSQGVRWDEAKGEFEPVHDPRVPGAVGGK; translated from the coding sequence ATGCAACGGCATCGCCCTTTCTTGTGCTCGATCACGGCAGCAGGCGCGCTGCTGTCGTCGGTTTTCCTCTGTGAACGATCTCCGGCTGCCGAATGGAAGCAGGCGGCCGTGGCATCGGTGCATCCCCTGGCCACAGCCGCAGGGATCAAGGCCCTGGAGCAAGGGGGCAACGCCGTGGACGCGGCGATCGCCACCGCCATCACGCTCGGCGTGGTGGATGGGCACAACTCCGGCCTGGGCGGCGGCTGTTTCATCCTGATCCGCGCCGCAGACGGGAGCGTGACCGCCATCGATGCCCGGGAGACAGCTCCCGCATTGGCCAGCCGGGACATGTACCTGAGGCCAGGCACCGCTGAGCCACGCGAAGTGGATGGGGAAGCCAGCAAGACCGGGCCGCTGGCCGTGGCCACCCCGGGAGCCCTGGCGGGATATGCCCTGGCGCTGGAACGGTTTGGCAAACTCAAACTGGCCGACATCGCGCTGCCCGCTGCCAAACTCGCTGAGGGCGGGTTTGCCCTCGACGCCGTGTACGCCCGCAAGCTGGCCGCCACCAGGAATCAGCTCGCTTTGTTTCCTGCTACCAAGGCCCTTTTCTTCAAAGATGACGGGAGCGTCCTGAAAGAGGGAGACGTCCTCAAGCAACCCGATCTGGCCACCACCTTGCGGGCCATCGCGAACGGAGGGAGCCGGGCCTTTTACGAAGGCGACTTCGCCAACCGGGTGGGGGAATGGATGGCAGCCAACGGTGGCGTGCTCCGGAAAGGGGATTTCTGCGCCTATACACCCAAGCTCCGCGAACCGCTCCGCACCACGTACCGTGGGCATGAGATCATTGGCTTCCCACCTCCCAGCAGTGGAGGCGTACACGTGGCTCAGATCTTGAATGTGCTCGAATCCTTCGATCTTCCGGCCTTGCCGCTCGCCGATCGGGTGCACACCACGGCAGAAGCCATGAAGGCAGCATTTGCCGACCGCGCCTACTGGCTGGGGGATCCGGACTTCGTCCCGGTGCCCACCGGGCTCTTGGACAAAGAATACGCCAAGACGCTTGCCAGTCGCATCCAGCCTAGCGGCTCGGCCGTGACGGTGCCAGGCCACGGCACCCCGCCGCGAGCGGACACCGATGTCTTTGGCGACCTGCTCAAGCACACCACCCATCTATCTACTGCGGATGCCGAAGGCAACTGGGTGGCGCTGACCCAGACGGTGAACACCACCTTTGGCAGCAAGGTCATTGTGCCCGGCACCGGCGTGATCTTGAACAATGAGATGGACGACTTTGCCGCAGCCCCCGGTGCCCCCAACGCCTTCAAGCTCGTGGGTTCAGACGCCAACGCCGTGGCTCCCCGCAAACGACCGCTCAGCAGCATGAGCCCCACCCTCGTGGTCAGGGACGGCAAGCCCTTCCTCAGTGTGGGAGCGGCGGGCGGGCCGACCATCATCAGCCAAACCCTGCAGAATCTGGTGAACGTGCTGGATCTCAAGATGAGCCTCCAGCAGGCCATCTCCGCCCCAAGAATTCACCACCAATGGTCGCCCGATGAACTCCGGATGGAACCCGCCTTCGGCCCCGAGATCCTGGCAGCGATGAAACAACGCGGCCACGCCGTCAAAGAGGCCGGCAATGTCGGCATTGGCGTCAGCCAGGGGGTGCGATGGGATGAAGCAAAGGGCGAGTTCGAGCCCGTGCATGATCCACGGGTACCCGGAGCGGTGGGCGGAAAGTAA
- a CDS encoding IS4-like element ISVsp5 family transposase: MKFKPAKVIGSVLGQLCKLIPGHLVANLCAQHHHGSQPRTFSSWSHVVSLLYAQLTHSISLNDVCDSLRHHAGALAAIRGATPPARNTLSHANKNRDSDLMETLFWKMLDHLQHRHPGFGLRYEGLPRRFRRAIYAIDSSTIALVANCMSWAKHRQRKAAAKLHLRLNLQTFLPAFAIIEEASHHDDSRSRALCASLKDGEIALFDKAYINFAHLWELTGRGIFWVTRAKDNMSYRVTRKLQARPQGKVLRDDLIVLKGARSLSQHPGPLRRVEMLVELDGKEVRMAFITNQTEWAASTVGELYQSRWGIEVFFKQIKQTLCICDFLGHSKNAIRWQLWAALLLYVLLRFLAQVSGWPHSFTRLFTMIRGVTWSRVDLLRLLAFYGTAGGPWKMRASPQSVYLPGLEPPVYGTAGVA; the protein is encoded by the coding sequence ATGAAATTCAAACCAGCCAAAGTCATTGGAAGCGTTCTGGGGCAGCTTTGCAAGCTCATTCCCGGGCACTTGGTCGCGAACCTCTGCGCTCAACACCACCACGGCAGCCAGCCGCGCACCTTCAGTTCCTGGAGTCACGTGGTCAGCCTGCTCTACGCGCAACTGACACACTCCATCAGTCTCAACGATGTGTGCGACAGCTTGAGGCATCATGCCGGGGCCCTCGCTGCCATCCGCGGAGCGACACCGCCAGCCCGCAACACCCTGTCCCATGCCAATAAGAATCGGGACAGCGACCTGATGGAGACCCTCTTTTGGAAGATGTTGGATCATCTCCAGCATCGGCACCCCGGGTTTGGCCTGCGCTATGAAGGACTGCCCCGGCGGTTTAGACGGGCCATCTACGCCATCGACTCCAGCACCATCGCCCTGGTGGCCAACTGTATGAGTTGGGCCAAGCACCGGCAGCGCAAGGCGGCGGCCAAGCTCCATTTGCGTCTCAACCTGCAAACCTTCCTGCCAGCCTTTGCCATCATCGAAGAAGCCTCTCATCATGATGACTCGCGCTCCCGCGCGCTTTGTGCCAGCCTCAAAGACGGGGAAATTGCCTTGTTTGACAAGGCTTACATCAACTTTGCCCACCTCTGGGAGTTGACCGGGCGGGGCATCTTCTGGGTCACCCGTGCCAAGGACAACATGAGCTACCGGGTGACGCGCAAGCTCCAGGCACGGCCGCAAGGCAAGGTGCTGCGCGATGACCTCATTGTGCTCAAAGGAGCCAGGAGCCTTTCGCAACATCCCGGCCCGCTGCGCCGGGTGGAGATGCTCGTGGAGCTTGACGGCAAGGAAGTGCGCATGGCCTTTATCACCAACCAGACAGAATGGGCCGCCAGCACGGTAGGAGAACTCTACCAGAGCCGCTGGGGCATTGAAGTGTTCTTCAAGCAGATCAAGCAAACGCTCTGCATCTGTGATTTTTTGGGACATAGCAAAAACGCGATCCGCTGGCAGCTCTGGGCGGCCCTGTTGCTCTATGTGCTGCTGCGGTTCCTGGCACAAGTATCGGGCTGGCCGCACAGCTTCACCCGCCTCTTCACGATGATCCGAGGGGTGACTTGGAGCCGGGTGGATCTGCTCAGATTGCTGGCGTTCTATGGGACAGCAGGCGGTCCATGGAAGATGCGAGCCAGCCCGCAAAGCGTGTATCTGCCTGGGCTGGAGCCCCCCGTCTATGGGACAGCAGGCGTCGCATAA
- a CDS encoding serine/threonine-protein kinase, with amino-acid sequence MMPESLAQNALPEQPTTEAYVVQERVAIGTAGIVYRAIESATGQQVLFKLLSGETSNPMDPAWVLERAPVLKQIRHPHIATLLDAYDDPEGCVLVYAYQAGWAGNAFPTQRLLVDADEAREVARQLCDAIMVGEKSGMPHGDLKPSNLIITDQGTAGLSLLVLDWGLSECRANPPVETLQYMAPERLLGGPATVSGDLFSLGATIWYLLTGKQPVEGKTREALLASWQQFDAASITTLRADVDPAFAQWLGWLLKLDSRDRPGWVSQATEVLNRRAQVSAPRPVAPRLVPPRPVGPAPGPPVDANAPTARLIPTPSAHLAAGGPPRFFSTDRLVGGFFFICILAGVAVAFAWWAESKWGAEWPAQLGEYWKAVWR; translated from the coding sequence ATGATGCCCGAATCCCTGGCTCAAAATGCCCTGCCCGAGCAGCCCACGACGGAAGCTTACGTCGTGCAGGAACGCGTGGCGATTGGCACCGCAGGGATTGTGTATCGGGCCATCGAATCGGCCACAGGTCAGCAGGTCCTTTTCAAGTTGCTGTCGGGGGAAACATCCAACCCCATGGACCCAGCCTGGGTGTTGGAGCGGGCTCCGGTGCTCAAGCAGATCCGGCATCCTCACATCGCCACCCTGTTGGATGCGTACGATGATCCTGAAGGCTGCGTGCTCGTGTACGCCTATCAGGCCGGTTGGGCGGGCAATGCCTTCCCCACCCAGCGCCTGCTGGTGGATGCGGATGAAGCCCGCGAGGTGGCGCGGCAGCTCTGTGACGCCATCATGGTTGGGGAAAAGTCGGGCATGCCCCATGGCGATCTGAAGCCCAGCAATCTGATCATCACTGACCAGGGTACGGCAGGGCTGAGTCTGCTCGTCTTGGACTGGGGACTTTCTGAATGCCGCGCCAATCCTCCGGTGGAGACGCTCCAGTACATGGCTCCCGAGCGGCTTCTGGGTGGACCGGCGACGGTCTCAGGCGATCTCTTTTCTCTGGGGGCGACCATCTGGTATCTCCTCACCGGGAAGCAACCGGTGGAAGGCAAGACGCGAGAAGCTCTGCTGGCCTCCTGGCAGCAGTTTGACGCCGCCTCCATCACCACCCTACGGGCCGATGTGGACCCCGCCTTTGCCCAGTGGCTGGGTTGGCTCTTGAAACTCGATTCGCGGGATCGGCCTGGCTGGGTGTCTCAGGCCACGGAGGTGCTCAACCGTCGTGCTCAGGTGTCGGCACCCCGCCCCGTGGCACCGCGGCTCGTTCCGCCAAGGCCGGTGGGTCCCGCCCCTGGCCCTCCCGTGGATGCGAATGCCCCCACCGCACGGCTCATTCCCACACCCAGCGCGCACCTCGCGGCAGGTGGTCCCCCGCGGTTCTTCTCTACGGATCGTCTGGTGGGAGGTTTCTTTTTCATCTGCATCCTCGCTGGTGTCGCCGTCGCTTTCGCCTGGTGGGCGGAAAGCAAATGGGGCGCAGAATGGCCGGCGCAACTCGGCGAGTACTGGAAGGCGGTTTGGCGTTAG
- a CDS encoding protein translocase subunit SecDF, translating to MNTPQITFIWGAVLLFLLFYYLGTTIHRTKKIIGTVLTLGVSGFCIWAFAGLGIKKGIDLGGGSSFTVQLQPSLDDKGQPVPLSPAAVQQAIGILEKRLNPDGGKDLLTAPQGTDRILIQMPGVHPDEVGKIRETIQKVAHLEFRLVHPQGESALAQMKATGQPVIGYTELPGAKDKDGKREVASYLVKSRADLEGEHVVQAWPALNPEGWVIHLKLDSAGSKIFADLTSAHIGENLAIIVDGEVLSAPTLRSAITGGNAEISGKFTQEEAQELASGLENPLKNPMKIIEESNVSAAFGEQTIQQGIQTGWVSTLLVALFMLIYYRFAGLIALVGLVVCMLLVFGAMALFNFTLTMPGIAGIVLTIGMAVDANVLIYERLREEMNAGKTLGAALDAAFEKAFSAIFDANITTLISAVILFYLATGLVKGFAVTLTVGIVGTLLGALIVTRVCFNWFIDANLLKKITVTHIIPEGKYDLLKWSKPFVLGSFGLALLSILVFPIKGTDAIGIDFRGGAITRFEVAAGKTVETEGVEKFLKESNIQGAFVQASSNATANLITVRSEYDDGPKVKEILESKYAGELSGGQTDRVGSIVGKELATRSAIAYCLAMLAIFIYLVIFYELAFAVAAIVALFHDCVIAIGLSVLFGQQLSVIHIGAILTVAGYSINDTIIVFDRIREMLRTHRGSIRDIMNEAISATLSRTLLTSLTVLMSMVVLFFFGGPSMKEFALPIIIGVVVGTYSSIYIASSLVLWYGRVTGRGLQRHALDDSDTPAKAPGAAA from the coding sequence ATGAATACACCGCAAATCACCTTCATCTGGGGCGCCGTCCTGCTCTTCCTGTTGTTTTACTATCTGGGCACGACCATTCACCGGACCAAAAAGATCATCGGTACGGTTCTGACCCTCGGGGTCAGTGGCTTCTGCATCTGGGCCTTCGCGGGGCTGGGGATCAAAAAAGGGATCGACCTCGGCGGCGGCAGCTCCTTTACGGTGCAGCTTCAGCCGTCCCTCGATGACAAGGGGCAGCCGGTTCCCCTGTCCCCGGCAGCAGTCCAGCAGGCCATTGGCATTCTGGAGAAGCGCCTCAACCCGGATGGCGGCAAGGACCTTCTGACCGCCCCCCAAGGCACGGACCGGATCCTCATCCAGATGCCTGGCGTGCATCCGGATGAAGTCGGCAAAATCCGCGAGACCATTCAGAAAGTGGCCCACCTGGAGTTCCGTCTCGTCCACCCCCAAGGTGAGTCTGCTCTCGCTCAGATGAAGGCCACGGGTCAGCCGGTGATCGGCTACACCGAGCTTCCCGGTGCGAAAGACAAGGATGGCAAGCGCGAAGTCGCCAGCTATCTGGTGAAGAGCCGTGCTGACCTCGAAGGCGAGCACGTCGTGCAGGCATGGCCCGCTCTCAATCCCGAAGGCTGGGTCATTCACCTCAAGCTGGACTCCGCCGGGAGCAAGATTTTCGCAGACCTCACCAGCGCTCACATTGGTGAGAACCTCGCCATCATCGTGGACGGAGAGGTGCTCTCTGCTCCGACCCTTCGTTCCGCGATCACCGGCGGCAACGCTGAGATCTCGGGCAAGTTCACCCAGGAAGAGGCCCAGGAACTGGCCTCCGGTCTTGAGAATCCCCTCAAGAACCCCATGAAGATCATTGAGGAGAGCAACGTGTCCGCCGCCTTCGGGGAGCAGACCATCCAGCAGGGCATCCAGACCGGCTGGGTCTCCACCCTCCTTGTCGCACTGTTCATGCTCATCTACTACCGCTTCGCCGGGCTCATCGCCCTGGTTGGCCTGGTGGTCTGCATGCTCCTGGTGTTCGGTGCCATGGCCCTCTTTAACTTCACCCTCACCATGCCGGGCATCGCCGGTATCGTGCTCACCATCGGCATGGCGGTGGACGCGAACGTGCTCATCTACGAGCGGCTTCGTGAGGAGATGAATGCGGGCAAAACCCTCGGCGCTGCACTGGATGCGGCCTTCGAAAAAGCCTTCTCCGCCATTTTCGACGCCAACATCACGACCCTCATCTCCGCCGTTATTCTTTTTTACCTCGCCACCGGTCTGGTAAAGGGGTTCGCGGTCACGCTCACGGTGGGCATTGTGGGAACTCTCCTGGGAGCCCTCATCGTCACCCGCGTGTGTTTCAACTGGTTCATTGATGCGAACCTGCTCAAAAAGATCACGGTCACCCACATCATCCCGGAGGGGAAATATGACCTTCTGAAGTGGTCCAAACCCTTCGTGCTCGGCTCCTTTGGACTGGCTCTGTTGTCCATCCTGGTCTTCCCCATCAAGGGAACGGATGCGATCGGCATCGACTTCCGCGGTGGTGCGATCACCCGGTTTGAAGTTGCCGCGGGCAAAACGGTGGAAACCGAGGGGGTGGAGAAATTCCTCAAGGAATCCAATATCCAGGGGGCTTTTGTGCAGGCCAGCTCCAACGCCACGGCCAATCTGATCACTGTCCGCAGCGAGTATGATGACGGTCCGAAGGTGAAAGAAATCTTGGAATCGAAGTACGCGGGTGAACTCTCCGGAGGGCAGACGGACCGCGTGGGTTCCATCGTCGGCAAGGAACTGGCCACCCGTTCCGCCATCGCCTATTGCCTGGCCATGCTGGCCATCTTCATCTACCTGGTGATCTTCTATGAGCTGGCCTTCGCCGTGGCCGCCATCGTGGCCCTTTTCCACGACTGCGTCATTGCCATCGGTCTTTCGGTGCTCTTCGGCCAGCAACTCTCCGTCATCCACATTGGTGCCATCCTCACGGTGGCGGGTTACTCGATCAACGACACCATCATCGTCTTTGACCGCATCCGGGAAATGCTCCGCACTCATCGTGGCAGCATCCGCGACATCATGAACGAGGCGATCTCCGCCACCCTGAGCCGTACCTTGCTCACCAGCTTGACGGTGCTCATGTCCATGGTCGTGTTGTTCTTCTTCGGCGGTCCGTCCATGAAGGAGTTTGCTCTGCCGATCATCATCGGCGTCGTGGTGGGTACTTACTCCTCCATCTACATCGCCTCCTCCCTGGTGCTGTGGTATGGCCGGGTCACCGGCCGTGGTCTGCAGCGCCATGCGCTGGATGACTCCGATACCCCGGCAAAGGCTCCCGGAGCCGCGGCGTAA
- the yajC gene encoding preprotein translocase subunit YajC — MSFSSIIVIAQAAPAGQPGGGSSTIIMMVLMMVMMYFILIRPQRKKQKEQETLQKALSAGDEVVTIGGAHGVVATVKEKTVVVKFAEGKVEFDRTAIAHKKAKAEEATLVDDKK; from the coding sequence ATGAGTTTTTCCAGCATCATCGTCATCGCCCAAGCAGCTCCCGCAGGTCAGCCAGGTGGAGGTTCCAGCACGATCATCATGATGGTGCTCATGATGGTGATGATGTACTTCATCCTCATCCGCCCCCAGCGCAAAAAGCAGAAGGAGCAGGAAACCCTTCAGAAGGCCCTGTCTGCCGGAGATGAAGTGGTCACCATCGGCGGGGCTCATGGTGTGGTCGCCACCGTCAAAGAGAAAACTGTGGTGGTGAAGTTCGCCGAAGGGAAGGTCGAATTCGACCGCACCGCCATTGCCCACAAGAAAGCCAAGGCCGAAGAAGCCACGCTGGTTGACGATAAGAAATAA